AGTTATCACaggatttttttctatttcaattatACTACAACTCGCTAAGTGTGCAACTacaactttttcttcataaatactATTTACACCATGATCAAATGGGTTTGTAATACCATTGACAAAATGTTTAGAGTTACTATCATAATGCATTTGATCTAAGAGACAAGCTAGAGCTTGTTTATGTGGCATCAGTGCAGTCATGAAAGAAGAACTAAAAACCATCTCTAACGAAACATATGGATTCCAAACTTGATCTCTCTGATTAGACTTAAAGTAAGTCACAAACCTACTTGCTTCATATCGTACATCAGTAACTTCATCTTGCAAAAAGTGCACACATGCTTTCCAAATAAGTGATGCACATTGATTCTCTATTGGTTGTTCAGATTTGAGAATTTTTGTGAGGAACAGCATAGATTTAGCTGCATAAACTCTTCTATCTTGATCATAATCAAAACGAGgatctgatattttatttatcaatgctGCTACTTTTTCAACCAGTTCCATGTCAACAGTTTTTTCAAAAGAGAGTATTCCACAAGCAATTGGTAACAGTAACTGAAGAACTGGAACTGGGGTCATGTTCGAATCCAAAATATCATGACAGTACAGGTTAAACTCTGGACAAAAAAGATTTGGGCCTGAATGGTTTTCATGAAGAAGATCCAAACAGTTCAACATTATATCCAAAGAAAGCACTAAAAGTTCTGTGTTCAATCTTTTCTgcattataaaatcttttagaaTAATAACTAACTGTGCCATTCTATCAGTGATTATCAAATCTTTTTGTCTAGATTTACAGGTTACGAGCACTTGAATAACTTTTAAACTTGACAAATGAATATCGTAATTTTGGCATTTGAGCAACCACTGTTTTATTTGCTTAATGACATCACAACCATTGTGCATGACTTGCACTTGGTTTGATATATGCTTGCTAATAAAATGTGGTAACCCCAAAGATATGTTAGATGTACTGTTATCActtatgtttaaacaattaactACATTCGCTGAATAATTTAGTTCAAACACCAAAGATTTAACAAAGTAAGAGTGTTGGCCTCTAAGAACACTTTTATACAAAGTATCTAATAACGATTTAACTCTTTCTCCTTGCATCTCAAGTAAGCATATTCCAGATTTTTCATCATTGAATCTTTGAACAAgatatgttaaatttaacaaataaccGTGCAACTCATTTTCTGACCAATTACAACTTACTTCATCATTCAGGAAAGCCAAAATTTGCTGGACTCTTTCATTAATTATAGGAACAAGTTCTGATGATGTTAGGAACATAGAGTGTGCTTTGGCActtaattttcttacattaaaaatattacttttaaacaaaaggataaaaaattttctaaacatCTGCACTATTTCTAAAACATCCTCCGCAATAATAGATTGCACACCTGCTACCAAGTTTGTAACAAGAGTCAAGAGGGGCATCAACTTTGAATGTACATTCATAGAATTTGACTGTCCTGCCTCAAAAAACTCATTCAGCATAACTTTTACTAAAGGCTTAGCATGAAAATAGAGTTCTTCAAATGCCAGGTGGTGGTTTCCTCTGCCTTCTTCTTGATGTGGCTTCTGACCAACTAACTTGGGAACTATTGCCCCAATCAACTGTAATGCAGCATTCCTGTAAAAAGTTAATGATATAAGTATTCCAAATGTTCTATAGCactataacattatatttgtatacaatgaAACCCAACACTgaaaattacaactaaaaatagAACCTACAAGATTGAAAAGGTGATCTAAATTAATGCTAgtgtttatgattttttaaatgaacaagagGCAGATATCAGTGTACTGCTTTAATAGAAACTAAACTAGATAAGTCAGAAGGGATTAAATTGAGGAGTCTGTgttcattgttttgtttaattattccACAATAATCACTTGAAAAGTAATCATGAAGAGTTTCTGTAATGGCCAGGAGGTCTTATAAGACAATACTGTGATTTAGTGATGGGAAAATCCAGAATTTTTGAAtctcaaataaaacatattaagatataaacataaatgttttatataggatttatttataatgcaataattgtgaagtaaaaaaaattaacaattgtcTGTTTCTCATCAAGCAGCTCATGTACATGCATAGACGCAGAAGACACACAGCATTTCACAAACATAAACATAGACAAGATAGTATTGACAAAAGCACACAATCTGTTGATTTGGTTATCTATCTACGCGTCTTCATCTACAGAGCTGACACATGGAGACTATTTTTCACGGAAGAAATGATTGTTGacactaataaaaatacaaatatatgggTAGAAGCATGCAAAGAGATGTTTGTGAGAGAAAGAGACTCTAAACCTACTTCACCAGCAGAGCTATGTTTGGTATTTTGTATATGGCAGGAGCTTTAAAAGAATGTTGTCCAAATTTACATCATCTTTGGTCTAACATGGACTAGGTATTGAGTTTCTAATTGAGTAAAGGAGGAGTTGaggttgtttacaaatataaagaaaattacaaagtaGCAAAAATCAGTAACAGATTGCCAATGAATTCGCTCTTAAACACAGCAGCACTGAATGGCTTTATTAATTTGAAGGAGATGTTGAGAAGAAGTTTTCTATGAAACTTGGTAAAGGATCTCTGTAAACATCATATACTATAACAGGTTGTTATTGCAAGCATGCTAAGTTTTACTGAGGAGCTGATCCGTAGAATTCTTAAAGTGGAAATCCCTCAAGTTCGACGAGCACAACTAACAGAAGATTCACTATCGGAAGATGAGTCAAGTGTGACTGCCATAAAAATCATCCATCAAAGACTAGATGTGCAAAGTGCCAATTCTTCATCTGCAAAGAAGAAGCTATCCCCACTCAGTGTATTGACTGCATCCAAAGTGAAGAGGGCATGGAAATGGATGATGATGAGTGAACATACAGGGGAAGCAGGAAAGACtcactattatataaatttaataataataatagtatatatatatatatatatatatatatatatatatatatatatatatatcagttgtTTGTTCATGAACAAACAAACTGATCATTACTAGTTTTCAGTGACTGTCACTGAGGACATAATTAACACAAATGAGCAAATAAAGACATCACATATTCAGCTGTTCATTGCATTACCAAGGATAAATAAACATATGGTTATCTAACTATATGAGTACTATTAATAAATGACGAGAGTGAGCAATGCCAATCAACAGAATATCAATGTGTTGTGGCGACAATAATtataagtcagtttgtttttggGATATTGTGCAGGCAGAGATGAAGTTTTTCCAGCCCCTagaatgataggctttgctaacgttcagccaatcaGTATCACCTGATGGTCCAGATATGAGATGAAAGGTTGGAGAGCGCCACCAGTGACACCTTCAGCATGTACTGAGCCATGTGTTCCCGCAGACTGGCCTCCTGTACCAAGGTCCGCAGGAAGTGTAAGGCCTGACTCTGCGGAAGGTCGACCAGAAGCTCACCCTCGATCACATGGCTGTCTGTGGCTATCTCCAACAATCTCGCCACACAGTTGTGCAGCAGAGGCTGAAACATTGCAATAAATCACTCAATATAATCGATCTTACATCATAGAACATTCTCTGAAAATACTTATCTGGACACAAAAGTTATAATGACTTTGTACTAGTGAAGTGgatttgtttttcatattttttttacacaatttaattcatataatctGTGTGATGAGTTCCTGCACTGCTAATACTTCCATCACAACAATTAAGAATTTCCATTGATTAATCTTTATGAGAATGATAATTAACCCATTTTGATAAAgtttaacctaaaaatatttacccTGAAAGTCCCGTACTCTGAGTTTCAGAGACGATTCTACTGTTGTCTTCTTGGGTTGAACACTCTTCACTTTTTAGTTTGCCTTTCTTCAGACAAGATTGAAAGTACATAACACTGCACAATCATCTTGTGCGGGTTTCATGaaccatattgaaataaattttagattaccACCTTGTAAAGTACACATACCATAATTAACTTCagaaaaaatgtacatacatttattaaatcttaaagACAAAAGGTGACCTACCTTAGTATGCCTAGAGTCCCCTGTGATAAGCCTGTGCACCAGTATAGCTAGGCCAGCTGACCGACGGGACACTGTGGTTGCAGTGTTGCCAACTAATGATGTCAGGCACCACTCCATGAGCTGAGAAGGTAAGGCCTGCAATTCTGTGATTGGGCTGCAACACAGGGTAtcgtttaaaactattttgacatGACAGagaatatatataacaattataatgttTTCTAAGGAGTTCAATTGGTAAACACATTTAGTTGAAATCATATGACTTATGAATAGACAAGCATACATTGTTAATCATCCTACCCACTTGGGATATTTGTGGGTAATATAGAGATTATTGATCAACAAGTTTAGATGCAATTGTTTGTCAAACTGACAGATCTTATACACAAATATTAATCTACATACAAGGAACATTCATGTCAAGAATTTTGAGTTGGTCAACATGATTGGCCAAACTTATTTGACAGGAGAACACCAGATGACAATACTGTAATATTACGTTGCCTAGAAAAGAAACTGTTTATGTTAAACAAACATGACAGCCATATTGGTTTGCTTTATTGTGGACCAGACATGAAAATGGTCAAGTTCAGAAGTGTATCTTACTTAAACTTGACAAATTTTTTAATGTTGGTTATAATAATGATAGTACCTGGAAGTGATGTATTTGGTAATGTGGTAGAGAGCCAATCCTGCAGACTCTATGGCACCTTTGTGTCGACATCGACGTAACACAGACACCACCACTGTGACACATCGTTCTGTGTCTCTAACAGAAAGTGGCTTGCTCACCAGTTTACTGCACAGCACACTGCTCTCCTGAACATGAAAAATCATTGAACTACCATCTTGACCATATATTACCAACCGTATAGCCTAATTCTTTACCCTAACTCTCATACGTAAACATCAAAAtgctaatgtatttttatttcaacctagtcACATTTAAAGTACTCCTTAAGTAAGTAACCCTTTTTTACCAGTATATGTTTaattacaagtacaaaaataaatattaatctatattaaatgttctaatttgttaACTATAGGGCAAAAAACCATAAGATCATACAAAAGTTCAGTTCATCTGATTGCAGTATGAAAATTATGAGATGTACACAAtacacaaacaaaaaacaaatcaatgcaaaaatgttgtatttaatttctgtatttcaaaaataaaatgtcaagtGACAGTTATGGAAAAGGAGGAAGTAATCATAGTGTTTGAGGTTGCTAAAAGAGAGAACTTGAAGagtgtttttatgaaagtgatCATGAAGGATCTTAATCAAAATGTgcatttatattgtttgtataacatatttgatgtagtttgtaaatataaacaaaactaaacaaaaagatGTTGTGGGTTTGTAAAACTCATTTGAATTTCAACTCATGAGAGGTTGTCTTTTAGGGTAgttcttctaatttttttaaaaatgtttgtaattcaaACATCCTGCATCTGGATCACTAGCAAATTGCTATTTCGAGATTCATGCAAAAAGTGGTTCTAATAACTCAATATACTCAATCTTTCTTGTGTTTACaatttggaaacaatattattgtgCAGCACAGCAGTACTCAGACTTGAGCTCTACTCTGGCTTGAGACTTTACAACCATTTGCTgagacaattaattaattaattttaagatgaacaaaattacaatagctttaaaaagtgtttaaaagacCACCGTATAGAGCAGACATACTACTCTGTTAGTAAATAACTGAAATAGAATTACTTAAAAGAGTCTgattgtttatatagtttatatagaaagaaaataatgtttgaatatcagatttttattactaaatttctGGTCTGTACTGAAATGACATTTATCAATGACTCAATGACGAATCAAATATTTACTCTAGAGCTTCAATGAAATCTTTGTAAAgcaatttgataatatttaatttcattaacttaTGTCTCGTTATTAATTGGTGAAACACAAAGAAACATATGAAATTAATATGGTGTTCCGTAGCAATGAAACTGTTAGCCGGAACCTCTCTTTGGCTGGCTAAAACCCGTTGTAATGATTCCGCAACTGAAACAACTTGGCACACTTCTAGCGGTGGGATGATCTAAATCTGATGTAGTAACGACTCTCAtccacagttaacatgttaaactaatgtacaataactgtcaagctataatacatgtagtaacACCTTCACTGTTGTTCTAATTGAATGATCTTGTGTAATACATATTATAAGCCTGCCATAATAATGTGTATACTGCAGTCAATGTGATGAGCATTTTAGTAATTGGCAGAACATAATTGACTACTGCAGTCAATGTGTAAACAGTGTTGTGGAGATCAGACTGCAAACTTTCCCCATATCTTCTTTTCTATTCTAACATGTCTGTTTCTACCTGCAGCTACAGCCATTGTCTAATCAAAGCTCTAAAACATCAATCAGTctaaactttactttactttaccaaACACAAAACTGTGATAAAGATTGGATACAGGAAAAGAGAGCATATACTAAGAGCGCTGACGGGGATTTTAAAGGaccctaaaaccaacaataactatatgttcaagttcaaaaaagtaatttaatttaatgaataccTTAAGATTGAGCCAGATACAGCTGAGTACAAGCTGTTGGGCAGGAGTCAGTTGGAGATCAGCTGATGTGTCATCTCCCATCTCCACTGACACCTCTTTGTCCTTCAGAGAGGAACTCTCCACTACTGCTGCAATGGCCATTCCCATCTCTCCAAAAGAGGGAGCATATTCTAAAGTAGAATGATACACTTAAAAACCACTATCATGTCACAAAAattactcaaatttaatttttatcacatagGAATATATCATTATGACTAAGtgaatttttctttgaattttttaaagaaagaacctGATGATCCCTTTCTAGGTTGGTGCTGTTATTTGATTTCTTAGTAAGAtatatgttaaaactattttcaaaatatattttacaattgatGCATTTTGAAATCTTTTTCAATGCCAGTACTATTTTAATAGCCATCaactattttaattcatattttcataataaaaaccaCTTTCATGTAATCATTTCTAAAATACATGATTTCAATTGGAACACAAACTTCCTGACTGATTGAAATAAAGAGCGACCAtgacatttacaattttgttcaaaaccGGTGGTGTAAGGTTTTTATAACTGCTTCAAAACTTTTAAGcaccttttttatataaacaaataaaaatagtattgtacacaaataactttatttcctataattatgtacttattatttaaaattattttctttaacagCTCCAACTCTTATGGCAAAGGCTTGAACAATAGCCTTTTGGAAGCACCTTCCTTACAAACTCTGCATAATGAGTAGGTGAGCACAACAGACTCTAAGATTGTGTTGCACTTTTTTCCCCCTGACTGAATTCAATCCCCATGACACGTGTGCAATTGCTAGTAAACCACAGATGTATAGTCTAGTGTTTATAAATGAAAGTTTGTCTTCAAATTTAAgttctatagatttaaaattgttcattgttcgCTTACAACTTTGTGCATTTGAGTAGCACAATCGTTATCTGTTCTTGACACCCAACAGGACATTGACCACTAGCTGGTACACTATGATGCTTATGCTAAGTATTATGATTAGTAATCTTATTTACCAATGTATAAGAAGATAAcagatagaattttaatttaattatgaattcataaaaagatgacttttaaaatataaaagtacttgCCATTTCATAACCTGCATGAAATTTAAGAATAACCACAAAAACTTCTTCCAGTAATGGCCAAAGAGCAATAAGACAACAATTCATGCACTGTAGTATAGTACTATCTAACAGAACTAAGTCAGCTACTGTATGAGTGAGTTGTACACTACAGATTGCATTACCATATGTACATTAGAGATTGCCAAAATCCTCCATATCCTTCagaatttatattaacattatcaATACACACACCTAGATCTTTTTAGGATGTAGAACAAATTGCAGTATTTATATTAACTCAAAATAACTTACCAGATTTTGGATCTGATTTTGAAGACAACACACCCAAGAAGAACTGTGTATTTTCTTCCATAAGGTGTAACAGTCTTTCTAGTTGATTTGCATCCAACAACATGAACTCAGGGCTTTCAGGATCCGTGAGGAGAAGTGTCAGAGTCTGTAAAGTGCCATAGAGGAAAGATCCTTGAGAAGCTGCCTTCAACAAGTCTTCTTTAAGTAGTGTAAACTGTTCTTCTGCAGAAGACAAAAGAGCACTGAAGAAGAGAGCATTTCCattgtaaacaatttgtttaatcGTTTCCGAAGAACAATTAGAAGCCAATATTACAAGAACTTGAACAATTCTAGCCCCACTCTCagcattataaaatattgagCTTGAACATAAGGACAATCCCTTGTTGAACAAATGTTCAAATTCTTCCGCGAATGACTGTGATATTTTAAAGTGTGTTGTTAGAATAGTGCCAGCACTCAAACGAACATCATTGTCTCCATCAAAGAGACAGTCTAGAAGTACCTTTTGACTTGATAATGATTCGAATTTATAACTCCACGAAAAAGCATTGTCTTCTGATCTTAGACTTAAACTGCTTTTATTGCTTTTCCTAGAATAAGATTGCTCTTTTCTTCTCACTGGCTCTCCAAAGTACATAAGAACAATCATGTACAGTTCAAGAGATGTGTATTTGCGCTGATAATTGCATTTGGTGTCCAAATTGAAAAGCAAAAATGAATGTAACCAGTCCAGGAATTCAAAACATAGAGTTTTTGAGGGTGattcagtatttttattctttaagaaaTGTAATAGCATATCTCTTAAGCGGATTATAAAAGTTGTAAATGAGTTCAGCAGGCTTTGCCTCAAAACTGTACTATCCGAGTtaatattttgcctaaaatattGTTGAACTAAATTATATTCCTCTACATTTGGCGATATAGATGCTTTTGAAGAAGTACAAATAAGCGAAAATGCTTGAGAACGAATTTTATCTGAGTAGTCTTCAAgggcaaatttaattttacatttattcatttctTCCCAAGAAGAGCCAGGAAATCCctcttttctttttattctgaGGAGGGAGATGAACGAATATATATTAATTGATGTCACTTCAAGAAGGTCATCTAATGCCGAAGGGACTTTCTTGATTGTTGGTAGCATCCAGTAATTGAAAAGATTTTCATTCTCCaaactataacaaaacaaaaccatttttataaacattataagttgaaaaatgtttaatgtttaattatatagtatgtttatgataaaagtttgatttttaattatataatttataaataataatcaaaacaaaGTTAATATCTTTTGGATCACAACTcattagtaaatacaaataaaacctataaatagaaatttcatatttattttatattcaaacaaatactattatgttaaatattattgtacatgtttcccattgaaaaaatatttgtttgttagtGGCACTGTCTATTTCACATACATTTTAGCTGCTGAACACAATTAATCTCTAATAAACTAGAGGTGTCATTGACATAATTTCCTCATTCGCTGATTTATTGCCCTTGAggtcataaatattattaacacattattaaacagtaaaaGACATGTTTACCTGACACCTGGGTTGATCAAAATGTGGGAGAGGGGAGCCAGGAAATAGTGACACCACTCTGTGTGTGAAAGCTCACCCAGTATGGCACGGTATAAGTCAGTGCCAGCTGGTACCAGATGTGGTACAGAGAGACTCAGCATTAGTCCTGGTATTATGTCCTCTTTGTGATCCTTCAGAACCTGAATAAGACAACGTTTTATAATACAACTAATCTACAAAATTCTGCTGTAAATAATTGTTGTAGCACAGAATCTTGTAAGAATCAGAACAAATAGTGAATTAAAAACTGATCAGTAAGTTTAGGGTGACCTTGAAGAGCAGTCCAGAGCCATGATAAGAAAGTGTTGTAGCTTGCATGTACATTACATaatcaaacacaaaaatatatctaaattgttGGTGACACCACCTGCTATTTACAGATTATAGAAGTTTAATTATTCACAACCAGAGTAAAGAAGCCATCAATAGCAACCTTTACATGTTCAAAAATAGACAAATTTTTTCTCTATAAAGCAGAGTGCTTATCCGAATCTTGCTATCACAAAAGCCTGATAGTCACAATAGCTCATGTGAGAAATGTCTCATGGTGCAGAAAAACCAATAGAGGTGAGAGTATTTTTGAGTTGATGTCTAATAATTTGAGTA
This Homalodisca vitripennis isolate AUS2020 chromosome 3, UT_GWSS_2.1, whole genome shotgun sequence DNA region includes the following protein-coding sequences:
- the LOC124357709 gene encoding thyroid adenoma-associated protein, with amino-acid sequence MLNIVMSNWENPLGGVRQQNSLILCQLLLFDDKIWNSALPESAGCDQEKAKFRHQRLLELIFTNLSWTMKTKYFILAVVLPKTDILEVLKDHKEDIIPGLMLSLSVPHLVPAGTDLYRAILGELSHTEWCHYFLAPLSHILINPGVSLENENLFNYWMLPTIKKVPSALDDLLEVTSINIYSFISLLRIKRKEGFPGSSWEEMNKCKIKFALEDYSDKIRSQAFSLICTSSKASISPNVEEYNLVQQYFRQNINSDSTVLRQSLLNSFTTFIIRLRDMLLHFLKNKNTESPSKTLCFEFLDWLHSFLLFNLDTKCNYQRKYTSLELYMIVLMYFGEPVRRKEQSYSRKSNKSSLSLRSEDNAFSWSYKFESLSSQKVLLDCLFDGDNDVRLSAGTILTTHFKISQSFAEEFEHLFNKGLSLCSSSIFYNAESGARIVQVLVILASNCSSETIKQIVYNGNALFFSALLSSAEEQFTLLKEDLLKAASQGSFLYGTLQTLTLLLTDPESPEFMLLDANQLERLLHLMEENTQFFLGVLSSKSDPKSEYAPSFGEMGMAIAAVVESSSLKDKEVSVEMGDDTSADLQLTPAQQLVLSCIWLNLKESSVLCSKLVSKPLSVRDTERCVTVVVSVLRRCRHKGAIESAGLALYHITKYITSSPITELQALPSQLMEWCLTSLVGNTATTVSRRSAGLAILVHRLITGDSRHTKPLLHNCVARLLEIATDSHVIEGELLVDLPQSQALHFLRTLVQEASLREHMAQYMLKVSLVALSNLSSHIWTIRNAALQLIGAIVPKLVGQKPHQEEGRGNHHLAFEELYFHAKPLVKVMLNEFFEAGQSNSMNVHSKLMPLLTLVTNLVAGVQSIIAEDVLEIVQMFRKFFILLFKSNIFNVRKLSAKAHSMFLTSSELVPIINERVQQILAFLNDEVSCNWSENELHGYLLNLTYLVQRFNDEKSGICLLEMQGERVKSLLDTLYKSVLRGQHSYFVKSLVFELNYSANVVNCLNISDNSTSNISLGLPHFISKHISNQVQVMHNGCDVIKQIKQWLLKCQNYDIHLSSLKVIQVLVTCKSRQKDLIITDRMAQLVIILKDFIMQKRLNTELLVLSLDIMLNCLDLLHENHSGPNLFCPEFNLYCHDILDSNMTPVPVLQLLLPIACGILSFEKTVDMELVEKVAALINKISDPRFDYDQDRRVYAAKSMLFLTKILKSEQPIENQCASLIWKACVHFLQDEVTDVRYEASRFVTYFKSNQRDQVWNPYVSLEMVFSSSFMTALMPHKQALACLLDQMHYDSNSKHFVNGITNPFDHGVNSIYEEKVVVAHLASCSIIEIEKNPVIT